The genomic segment GTTCATTTCAATAAGGATAATCCTTTCAATACAGAGATGGCACCCATTTATGATGTCCTGAGCTTCTATAAGATCACTTTTATCACACGAAACAAAGGACGGTTGAAATATGGCCGCAATTACTACGATTACAATGAAGGCAGTATGTTGTTTCTGGCCCCGAATCAATTGGTCGGAAGCACAGACTATAATAGCGAAACCTATTGTTACATTCTGCTGATCCATCCCGATTTTTTTCGGGGCTATCCCATAGCCAATAAGATTAAGCAGTATGGCTATTTTTCGTACTCATCTAATGAAGCCCTGCATTTGTCAGAGTCTGAAAAGGAGATTATCCTTTCTATTTATAACATCATGGAACAAGAGCTCAACAGCCGCGTTGATGAATTCAGCCACGAAGTTGTGATCGCACAGTTAGAGCTGCTATTGAGCTACGTCAATAGATTTTACAAACGCCAGTTCATCACCAGAAAAATTATTAACAACGATATTCTTCAAAGAACTGAAGCTATTTTGGATGAATATTTCAATAGTGAGAAGTCTTTAATTGAAGGCATTCCTACTGTACATGATCTATCTAAGCAGTTAAATCTTTCGCCGGGTTATTTAAGCGATATATTACGGTCGCTTATCGGACAGACTGCTCAGCAGTATATTCACCATAAACTAATTGAAAAAGCAAAGGAAAAATTAACAACTACACAGTTGACAGTCAGCGAAATTGCATATGAGATGGGTTTTGAACATCCTCAAAGTTTCAGCAAACTATTTAAAAAGAAGACATCGATAACACCATTGGAATTTCGTTCTTTATTTAATCAAAATTCTAGTTGTTGATTTTTCGTGAAAGGCAGTCTACTCAGGGATGTCGACGCCAGAAGAGAGCCAAGTATAGATTTTTGTTGGCCAAAATAGCGGTATATGAACGCTCTCCTGGATCAATTTGCTCTAAATTTCTTGTTTAATTATAATAATCTATATCTTTATTCAATATAGACCTTAGTGTATTCTTGTGCCTCTTGGAATCAACCATTTTTTGTGTGTACTGAATGAGGCTATGTGATTCCTCCAGATGGGAGTCAACTTATACTTGAATTTAATTTTATATATGCAAGCACCCAAAACATTGAATATCAGAAGAACAGTGACGGCTATTTTTCTAATGCTCTTGTCTGGAGCAACATTTGCACAGAATTTGGATAGAAGGCCCAATATCGTATTTATTATGGCAGACGATCTCGGATATGGAGATCTGGGCGTCTACGGGCAGAAAAAAATAGAAACCAAGCGTATAGATTCTCTGGCCAGACAGGGTATGAAGTTTACCAACTTTTATGCGGGTACTTCAGTCTGCGCGCCATCACGTTCATCGCTTATGACTGGGCAGCATACGGGGCACACCTATATTAGGGGCAATAAGGAAATTGAACCAGAAGGCCAGCAACCATTGGCAGATTCGGTGCAGACTATCGCAATGCTGCTGCAGAAGGCGGGATACGTTACAGGTGCCTTTGGTAAATGGGGCTTGGGCATGGTCAACACCAGCGGTGCACCAGATCAGAAAGGATTCGACGAATTCTATGGTTACAATTGTCAACGACAATCACACCGTTACTATCCGACCCATCTTTGGCATAATAATCAGCGTATCGAACTTGAAGGTAACGGACTGATGGCAAAGGGCCAGTATGCGCCGGCGTTGATACAAGAACGGACACTTGCATTTATCGATGCAAACAAAGACAAACACTTTTTCCTCTTTGTACCCACCGTACTGCCTCATGCCGAACTTTCAGGACCGGAAGATGCGTTTTACCAGCAATACGCCACTAAGTTCGAAGAAAAAGTCCACAGAGGAAATGATTACGGTCTCAAGGCAACTGTGGCTGGCTATGCCAGTGTAGATAAACCACGAGCC from the Sphingobacterium thalpophilum genome contains:
- a CDS encoding arylsulfatase, giving the protein MQAPKTLNIRRTVTAIFLMLLSGATFAQNLDRRPNIVFIMADDLGYGDLGVYGQKKIETKRIDSLARQGMKFTNFYAGTSVCAPSRSSLMTGQHTGHTYIRGNKEIEPEGQQPLADSVQTIAMLLQKAGYVTGAFGKWGLGMVNTSGAPDQKGFDEFYGYNCQRQSHRYYPTHLWHNNQRIELEGNGLMAKGQYAPALIQERTLAFIDANKDKHFFLFVPTVLPHAELSGPEDAFYQQYATKFEEKVHRGNDYGLKATVAGYASVDKPRAMYASMVSRMDAYVGQIIDKLKQHQLLDNTIIIFTSDNGSHKEGGADPNFFNSSGGLRGNKRDLYEGGIKTPFIAYWPGKIAEGKTSTYLGAFWDIMPTLVELAQAEQPHYTDGISFAPTLLGNNKQQKHHDYLYWEFHEDGGRQAVRKGDWKLILQKVISGSPVEELYNLRRDPKEQTNVAQDNPKKVRELRILIEQAHVETPIFPLTSKK
- a CDS encoding helix-turn-helix domain-containing protein, with the protein product MKGKDNKLVRFISISESHEAFGLPAPQHPLISLVHFNKDNPFNTEMAPIYDVLSFYKITFITRNKGRLKYGRNYYDYNEGSMLFLAPNQLVGSTDYNSETYCYILLIHPDFFRGYPIANKIKQYGYFSYSSNEALHLSESEKEIILSIYNIMEQELNSRVDEFSHEVVIAQLELLLSYVNRFYKRQFITRKIINNDILQRTEAILDEYFNSEKSLIEGIPTVHDLSKQLNLSPGYLSDILRSLIGQTAQQYIHHKLIEKAKEKLTTTQLTVSEIAYEMGFEHPQSFSKLFKKKTSITPLEFRSLFNQNSSC